A portion of the Acidobacteriota bacterium genome contains these proteins:
- a CDS encoding 4Fe-4S dicluster domain-containing protein: MTATFDRRNFLKVAGLAGMAGTVGCSRDQAGTLVSLVMPSDETIPGIATWYSTTCRECPAGCGMTVRTREGRATKVEGNSAHPLSRGGLCSRGQASVQGLYNPDRFQGPLRRAKNGAVDPVSWDDAIKTILEKLSAINASGVASGSASGRKDRVAFLSGARGPAMGKLVREWLAAFGSTRSLVHEPFSLASLVEANRALFGKPVVPSLHIGDADYVISFGADYLETWLAPVGFTRDFAMLRGQGAEAAAGRLPGKIVHVEPRLSLTAANADEWVAARPGTEMYIALAMSHAILTRGVTALPQSESKRLREMLQPFAAAVVSVPTGVSGEIIERMAQEFAAARSSLAMGGGAAVSGEQATGLMMAVQLLNYVAGRIGQTVRFDDAFEPPQTANAQEWKTLIQAMNAGEVDVLFVHATNPLHTLPAELGLAEAIRKVPLVVSLSSYPDETTELAHLILPDHTPLEQWGDYRPVAGVHSLLQPSMNPVFDTRQSADVLLALARLAGDKPSAAFSQETFQNYLKECWRAEHSQHAQGDFESFWNNSLRDGGFWPNSARAGDENSPASRPTVKTEMAISALIGAFPPPPTPAAATDFYLHAYPSSRYYDGRGANRPWLHEIPDPITNIVWDGWAELHPETAGKLGVVEGDVVVIQAPAGLLEAPVYIYEGIRRDTVAMPLGLGHTNFGRYANDVGANPVRLLSARFDAKSGALAYAGTTVTLTKSGRRSPLVRTDGSLTDHGRGFSQVIPISALMGGSPQAPAETGPETGHEAGRHLASHSYPDNYPPHEHKDYRWGMAINLNSCTGCGACVAACYAENNVPVVGKQRVAEGRHMAWIRIERYIHDVSGKPDIRFSPMMCQQCDNAPCEPVCPVYATQHNSEGLNVMTYNRCVGTRYCSNNCPYKVRTFNWFDYGFEEPLNLQLNPDVSVRSKGIMEKCTFCVQRIRGAKDHAKDEGRKVQDGEGTPACAQSCPAQAISFGNLLDPESAVSKLSAIQHGYKVLEELNTKPAITYLPRIKQA; this comes from the coding sequence ATGACCGCAACGTTTGATCGCCGAAATTTCCTGAAGGTTGCCGGCCTCGCAGGCATGGCCGGGACCGTCGGCTGCAGCCGCGACCAGGCGGGCACGCTTGTCTCGCTGGTGATGCCGTCGGACGAGACCATTCCTGGCATCGCCACATGGTACTCCACCACTTGCCGGGAATGCCCGGCCGGCTGTGGCATGACCGTGCGCACGCGCGAGGGTCGCGCGACCAAGGTGGAGGGCAACTCCGCGCATCCGCTCAGCCGCGGCGGGCTGTGCTCGCGCGGACAGGCGTCCGTGCAGGGTCTCTATAATCCCGACCGCTTCCAAGGCCCTCTGCGCCGCGCGAAGAACGGCGCGGTCGATCCCGTCAGTTGGGACGACGCCATCAAAACAATCTTGGAAAAACTAAGCGCGATCAACGCGTCTGGCGTCGCGTCTGGCAGCGCGTCCGGCCGCAAGGATCGCGTCGCATTTCTCTCCGGCGCGCGTGGCCCAGCGATGGGAAAACTGGTGCGCGAGTGGCTGGCGGCGTTCGGATCGACGCGCTCGCTGGTGCATGAGCCGTTCTCGTTGGCCTCACTGGTGGAGGCCAACCGCGCGTTGTTCGGCAAGCCGGTGGTTCCTTCGCTGCACATCGGCGATGCGGACTATGTCATTTCCTTCGGCGCGGATTATCTGGAGACCTGGCTCGCGCCGGTCGGCTTCACGCGCGATTTCGCAATGCTGCGCGGACAGGGAGCGGAGGCTGCAGCGGGACGCCTTCCCGGCAAGATTGTTCACGTTGAGCCGCGCCTCTCGCTCACCGCCGCCAACGCCGACGAATGGGTGGCGGCAAGGCCGGGCACGGAGATGTACATTGCGCTGGCCATGTCGCACGCGATTCTCACCAGGGGAGTGACCGCGCTTCCGCAGAGCGAGTCCAAGCGACTCCGCGAGATGCTGCAACCCTTTGCCGCCGCCGTGGTGAGCGTGCCCACGGGCGTCTCCGGCGAGATCATCGAGAGGATGGCTCAGGAGTTTGCCGCCGCCCGTTCCTCACTCGCCATGGGCGGAGGAGCTGCGGTGAGCGGTGAGCAAGCGACGGGCCTGATGATGGCGGTTCAGTTGCTCAATTATGTGGCGGGACGGATCGGGCAGACGGTGCGTTTTGATGATGCCTTCGAGCCGCCGCAGACGGCCAACGCGCAGGAATGGAAAACGCTCATCCAGGCGATGAATGCCGGCGAAGTGGATGTGCTCTTCGTCCATGCCACCAACCCGCTGCACACGCTGCCCGCCGAGTTGGGCCTGGCCGAGGCGATCAGAAAAGTTCCGTTGGTGGTGAGCTTGTCGAGTTATCCCGACGAGACGACGGAACTCGCTCACTTGATTCTTCCCGATCACACGCCGCTCGAGCAGTGGGGCGACTATCGTCCCGTGGCTGGTGTGCATAGCCTGCTGCAACCGTCGATGAATCCAGTGTTCGATACGCGGCAGTCCGCCGATGTTTTGCTGGCGCTGGCGCGCCTGGCTGGAGACAAGCCTTCCGCAGCGTTTTCGCAGGAGACATTCCAGAATTACTTGAAGGAATGCTGGCGTGCTGAGCACAGTCAGCACGCGCAGGGAGACTTTGAAAGTTTCTGGAACAACAGCCTGCGTGATGGGGGATTCTGGCCGAACTCCGCAAGAGCGGGTGACGAAAATTCGCCAGCATCGCGGCCCACCGTGAAAACAGAGATGGCCATCAGCGCCCTCATCGGAGCATTCCCGCCGCCCCCAACCCCGGCTGCGGCGACTGATTTTTATTTACACGCATACCCTTCGTCGCGCTACTACGACGGGCGCGGAGCGAATCGTCCGTGGTTGCATGAGATTCCCGATCCCATTACCAACATCGTGTGGGACGGCTGGGCGGAGTTGCATCCAGAGACGGCGGGCAAGCTGGGTGTCGTCGAGGGCGATGTGGTGGTGATTCAAGCGCCGGCGGGATTACTGGAAGCGCCGGTTTACATTTATGAGGGAATCCGCCGCGATACAGTGGCCATGCCGCTGGGCTTGGGCCACACCAACTTTGGCCGCTACGCCAACGATGTTGGCGCGAATCCCGTACGACTGCTTTCAGCACGATTCGATGCGAAGTCCGGCGCGTTGGCCTACGCGGGCACCACGGTTACGCTGACCAAGTCGGGTCGCCGGTCGCCGCTGGTGCGCACCGATGGATCGTTGACGGATCATGGGCGCGGTTTCTCGCAAGTGATCCCGATCAGCGCGTTAATGGGCGGCAGCCCGCAGGCACCCGCCGAGACGGGTCCTGAGACGGGGCACGAAGCGGGGCGCCATCTCGCGAGCCATTCGTATCCCGACAACTATCCGCCGCACGAGCACAAGGATTATCGCTGGGGCATGGCCATCAATCTTAACTCCTGCACCGGGTGCGGAGCTTGCGTGGCGGCCTGTTACGCCGAGAACAACGTGCCGGTGGTCGGCAAGCAGCGCGTGGCCGAGGGTCGGCACATGGCCTGGATTCGCATCGAGCGCTACATCCATGACGTTTCCGGCAAGCCGGATATTCGCTTTTCGCCGATGATGTGCCAGCAGTGCGACAACGCGCCCTGCGAACCGGTCTGCCCGGTCTATGCCACTCAGCACAATAGCGAAGGCTTGAACGTGATGACCTACAATCGCTGCGTGGGCACGCGCTATTGCTCGAATAATTGTCCTTACAAGGTGCGCACGTTCAACTGGTTTGACTACGGTTTCGAAGAGCCGCTGAATCTGCAATTGAATCCCGATGTTTCAGTGCGCAGCAAGGGGATCATGGAGAAGTGTACCTTCTGCGTGCAGCGCATTCGCGGCGCGAAGGATCACGCGAAGGACGAAGGCCGCAAGGTGCAAGATGGCGAAGGCACGCCGGCGTGTGCGCAGTCCTGTCCGGCGCAGGCGATCTCGTTTGGCAATCTGCTGGACCCAGAGAGCGCCGTCTCGAAACTATCGGCCATCCAGCACGGCTACAAAGTGCTGGAGGAGTTGAACACCAAACCGGCAATCACTTATTTGCCGAGGATTAAACAGGCCTAA
- a CDS encoding menaquinol oxidoreductase: MMDSLTIRGSGWRCVRQRVYIFVVVLACILQASSGQSQQPASATDSSSQPIAFSHRLHAGDLNIQCVFCHSGARRSAMAGLPAVGTCVGCHRWVKTKSPEMLKVDEYWAKKQPIVWKRINQMDDYVHFSHKRHVAVGLNCQGCHGAVEKMERVEKIERLTMGWCVSCHQQRGAPLDCSTCHR, encoded by the coding sequence ATGATGGACTCGCTGACAATTCGGGGCAGTGGCTGGAGATGTGTCCGCCAGCGAGTATATATTTTCGTGGTCGTGCTGGCCTGCATCCTGCAGGCTTCATCCGGCCAATCGCAACAGCCTGCTTCTGCGACGGATTCTTCTTCGCAGCCCATCGCCTTCAGCCATCGGCTGCACGCCGGTGATCTCAACATCCAATGTGTTTTTTGTCATAGCGGGGCGCGGCGGTCCGCCATGGCGGGACTTCCCGCCGTGGGCACTTGCGTTGGCTGCCATCGCTGGGTGAAGACGAAGTCCCCAGAGATGCTGAAGGTGGATGAGTACTGGGCGAAAAAGCAGCCCATCGTCTGGAAGCGCATCAATCAGATGGATGACTACGTTCATTTTTCTCATAAGCGGCATGTGGCTGTTGGGCTGAATTGCCAGGGTTGCCACGGGGCTGTGGAGAAGATGGAACGCGTGGAAAAGATCGAGCGCCTGACCATGGGCTGGTGCGTGAGTTGCCATCAGCAGCGAGGCGCGCCGCTGGATTGCTCGACGTGTCATCGCTGA
- a CDS encoding ankyrin repeat domain-containing protein, translating to MRMNLRNLGGWVFAGALTVSGLHAAAALDMQLIDAVRRGDRDMVRRMIQADTAAVNRPAGDGATALLWSAYRNDTETASLLLGAGANPNAANDYGVTPLSLACTNKNVPLVELLVKAKANPNAAETNGVTPLMNCAKTGTTEAVKILITAGANLDAADTDRAQTALMRAAAQKQSAVVQELVAAKANVHLRTKKLDLYDPMRATTYSDKAYFPGEKGGFTALMFAAQSGDVDAAKALLDAGAKIDDGTEFDGTPLVVAAQNGNEKMSLFLLDRGASPNARDGYGLTPMHWALQEGLAELFGGGKSMTDKFWVRSNSPELVKALLARNADPNAEMTNDFMPYEVHRFARSMGNNLPQLYLSGVTPFMLATASGDAATMRFLVERRADPKITTGQGTTPLMVASGIGREREPRTEDEKKRFLEAMKLNVMLGGDVNAVDKNNRTALHGAVYLGDLDMIEFLVKNGANLESKDKYGQTPITIAMGDPGGLVYRQLKGDAFDYSFRQPTRENKGTAELLLKLGAKPYDGPIRDRSAE from the coding sequence ATGCGGATGAATCTGAGAAATCTCGGTGGTTGGGTATTTGCAGGCGCACTCACGGTGTCCGGCCTTCATGCGGCGGCAGCGCTCGACATGCAGTTGATCGATGCTGTGCGCCGTGGCGACCGCGACATGGTGCGCCGCATGATTCAGGCCGACACTGCGGCGGTGAATCGCCCTGCGGGCGATGGCGCAACCGCGCTGCTGTGGTCCGCTTATCGCAATGACACAGAGACGGCCTCGTTGCTGCTCGGCGCGGGAGCCAATCCCAACGCGGCGAACGACTATGGTGTTACGCCCTTGTCGCTGGCCTGCACGAATAAAAATGTCCCGCTGGTGGAACTGCTGGTAAAGGCCAAGGCCAATCCCAACGCGGCCGAGACCAACGGCGTTACTCCGCTGATGAACTGCGCCAAGACGGGAACCACTGAGGCTGTAAAGATATTGATCACAGCGGGAGCGAATCTCGACGCAGCTGATACCGATCGCGCGCAAACCGCGCTGATGCGCGCCGCTGCACAGAAGCAGTCCGCCGTCGTGCAGGAGCTCGTCGCTGCGAAAGCCAATGTTCATCTGAGGACGAAGAAGCTGGACCTCTACGATCCGATGAGGGCTACCACCTACAGCGATAAGGCCTATTTCCCGGGTGAGAAGGGCGGATTCACGGCGCTGATGTTCGCCGCGCAGTCCGGCGATGTGGATGCGGCGAAGGCGCTGCTGGATGCGGGCGCAAAGATTGATGATGGCACGGAGTTCGACGGCACGCCGCTGGTGGTGGCCGCGCAGAACGGCAACGAGAAGATGAGTCTGTTCCTGCTCGATCGCGGCGCCAGTCCCAATGCGCGCGACGGTTACGGCCTGACGCCGATGCACTGGGCGTTGCAGGAAGGCTTGGCGGAGTTGTTTGGCGGCGGCAAGTCGATGACCGACAAGTTCTGGGTGCGCTCGAACTCTCCCGAACTGGTGAAGGCCCTACTTGCTCGCAATGCGGACCCCAATGCGGAGATGACCAATGACTTCATGCCCTACGAAGTTCATCGCTTTGCCCGCAGCATGGGCAACAATCTGCCGCAGTTGTATCTCTCCGGCGTTACCCCCTTCATGCTGGCCACGGCCTCGGGTGATGCAGCTACCATGCGTTTCCTGGTGGAGCGCCGCGCCGATCCCAAGATCACCACCGGGCAGGGGACCACTCCTCTGATGGTGGCCTCCGGCATCGGTCGAGAGCGTGAGCCGCGCACGGAGGACGAGAAGAAGAGGTTTCTGGAAGCCATGAAGCTGAACGTGATGCTCGGCGGCGATGTGAACGCGGTGGACAAGAATAACCGCACGGCGCTGCACGGAGCGGTCTACTTGGGCGACCTCGATATGATTGAGTTCCTGGTGAAGAACGGAGCCAATCTGGAATCGAAGGACAAGTACGGGCAAACACCGATCACCATTGCCATGGGCGATCCGGGCGGGCTGGTTTATCGCCAGCTCAAAGGCGACGCGTTTGACTACAGCTTCCGCCAGCCGACACGCGAAAATAAGGGCACGGCCGAGCTGCTGTTGAAGTTGGGCGCGAAGCCCTATGACGGTCCCATCCGCGATCGTTCGGCGGAGTAA
- a CDS encoding DUF1552 domain-containing protein has translation MMIFKKAIPRRTFLRGAGAALALPMLSSMTPAFAAAADNTGGLRLVFIYGPNGRIMKNWVPTATGANFELPPTLAPLAKFRENMLVLSGMNIKAADPVGNEAGGNHARPCAAYLTGIHPKPGGAVGISADQLAAREFGKVTQLASLEMSLDQADDLGAADGAYSDAYTKTISWRGPNTPLPMEANPRAVFQRLMGESRSTDPAERKRQAQRSRSILDFLSEDVSRVATDLGPSDRSKLNEYLEAVRDIERRIQLAEEQSSRALPSMDQPVGIPATRTEHAKLLFDLQVLAFQGDLTRVVTFMWGREQNDVAYRELGIRDGHHSLSHHSGQEAAVEACGKIDAHHSAQFAYFLDRLKSSQDGDGTLLDHSLIMYGSGMSDGNAHTHHDVPMLLVGGANGQLKGGRHIRYNALPMSNMLLTMLDLAKLPVDDYLDSKYSDATGRLDVLSM, from the coding sequence ATGATGATATTCAAGAAGGCCATCCCCCGTCGCACATTCCTGCGTGGAGCAGGCGCGGCGCTGGCGCTGCCCATGTTGAGCAGCATGACCCCGGCATTCGCTGCTGCCGCGGACAACACCGGCGGCCTGCGGTTGGTGTTCATCTATGGACCCAACGGCAGGATCATGAAGAACTGGGTCCCCACAGCGACCGGCGCCAATTTTGAGTTGCCGCCGACGCTGGCGCCGCTGGCCAAGTTCCGCGAGAACATGCTGGTGCTGAGCGGCATGAATATTAAGGCCGCTGATCCGGTCGGCAATGAAGCGGGCGGCAATCACGCGCGTCCCTGCGCGGCGTATCTGACCGGCATCCACCCGAAGCCGGGTGGCGCGGTGGGCATTTCGGCGGATCAGCTGGCGGCGCGCGAGTTCGGCAAAGTAACGCAGTTGGCCTCGCTCGAAATGTCGCTCGATCAGGCCGACGATCTCGGCGCGGCCGATGGCGCGTACAGCGACGCCTACACCAAAACCATCTCCTGGCGCGGGCCGAACACTCCGCTGCCCATGGAGGCCAACCCGCGCGCCGTCTTCCAGCGTCTGATGGGCGAAAGCCGCTCGACCGATCCGGCCGAGCGCAAACGCCAGGCGCAGCGCAGCAGGAGCATCCTGGATTTTCTGTCCGAGGATGTCAGCCGCGTGGCCACGGACCTGGGTCCGAGCGACCGCTCGAAGCTCAACGAGTATCTGGAAGCGGTGCGCGACATCGAGCGCCGCATTCAGTTGGCGGAGGAGCAATCGTCGCGCGCGCTGCCCTCGATGGATCAGCCTGTGGGCATTCCCGCCACCCGTACCGAGCACGCCAAGCTCCTGTTCGATCTTCAAGTGCTGGCGTTCCAGGGCGATCTCACTCGCGTGGTTACCTTCATGTGGGGCCGCGAGCAGAATGATGTTGCGTATCGCGAACTGGGTATCCGCGATGGTCACCACTCGCTGTCGCACCACTCGGGCCAGGAGGCGGCGGTGGAAGCCTGCGGCAAGATTGACGCGCATCACTCCGCGCAGTTCGCTTATTTCCTCGATCGCCTGAAATCCTCGCAGGACGGCGATGGCACGCTGCTCGATCATTCGCTGATCATGTACGGCAGCGGCATGAGCGATGGCAACGCGCACACGCACCATGACGTTCCCATGTTGCTGGTGGGCGGAGCGAACGGACAATTGAAGGGCGGACGGCACATCCGCTACAACGCATTGCCCATGTCCAATATGCTGCTGACCATGCTCGATCTGGCCAAGCTCCCGGTCGATGACTATCTCGACAGCAAGTACAGCGACGCTACTGGCAGGCTCGACGTGCTGTCCATGTAA
- a CDS encoding DUF1592 domain-containing protein translates to MIELKSWNRLVILMSVMAVAASIAGGAQAQQTTEPVSANRALLNKYCVTCHNEKLKTADLMLDQANVDNISEAPDVWEKVVKKLRTGAMPPAKAPRPDAQANNDLADYLEKNLDQLAAAKPNPGSTVVHRLNRAEYSNAVRDLLAIEVDGAALLPADDSGRGFDNLAQLLNVSPVLMERYMSAASKISTMSVGDPAIAPVGETYNVPDKLYQDEQLSDDLPFGSRGGIAVHHVFPLDGEYVVKMKLVRNDDGIIRGLTGTAHQLDVRLNGVRVADFSVGGKRFGLTGPEHNRNGTFYRGDPDQTAYEFLADDELVARFAVEAGTRTVGVAFRAKAGEPEGLLENFARPMTPDIGDWKGGDPGIASITIDGPFNASGVGNTPSRQKIFTCHPTAETEQDICAQKILSGLARRAYRRPVTDKEMQSLAKLYQAGKADGGAANGFESGVRMAIQGMLVSPEFLFRIERDPAGAAPDSPYKLSDIELASRLSFFLWSSIPDDELLAAAENSKLNDAAVLDAQVKRMMADPKAVALVDNFAGQWLYLRNLKMVSPDPGVFPDFDDNLRVAFERETSLFFASMLREDRSALDLLRADYTYVNERLAKHYGITGVYGSSFRRVAVADESRRGLLGQGSILTVTSRSNRTSPVLRGKWVLENMLGTPPPPPPPNVPLLEEKGDKIKNLTMRERTIQHQANPVCSNCHARMDPIGFSLDNFNAIGQWRTEDGGAKIDNASAMPDGTRIAGADGLRKVLLSKPEQFVNTLTEKLMTYALGREVEFYDVPSLRKVVRESAAKDYRWSSIIIGIVKSTPFQMRRTRAS, encoded by the coding sequence ATGATTGAATTGAAATCTTGGAATCGCCTGGTAATTTTAATGAGCGTGATGGCGGTCGCGGCATCCATTGCCGGCGGCGCGCAGGCGCAGCAAACCACGGAACCCGTTTCGGCGAATCGCGCGCTGCTCAATAAATATTGTGTCACCTGCCACAATGAAAAATTGAAGACTGCTGATCTGATGCTGGATCAAGCCAACGTAGACAACATTTCTGAAGCGCCCGACGTATGGGAGAAAGTTGTCAAGAAGCTGCGCACCGGCGCCATGCCGCCGGCCAAGGCGCCGCGTCCCGACGCACAGGCGAATAACGATCTCGCCGACTATCTTGAAAAAAATCTTGATCAACTCGCCGCCGCCAAACCTAATCCGGGGAGCACCGTGGTGCATCGGCTGAATCGTGCCGAGTACTCGAACGCGGTGCGCGATCTGCTGGCCATTGAAGTGGACGGCGCTGCGCTGCTGCCCGCCGATGACTCGGGGCGCGGCTTCGACAATCTTGCGCAACTGCTGAACGTCTCGCCCGTGCTCATGGAGCGGTACATGTCGGCGGCGTCGAAGATCAGCACCATGTCCGTGGGTGATCCGGCGATTGCTCCGGTGGGTGAGACCTACAATGTTCCCGACAAGCTTTATCAGGACGAGCAGTTGAGCGATGACTTGCCTTTCGGCTCGCGCGGCGGCATCGCCGTGCATCATGTATTCCCACTGGATGGCGAGTACGTGGTCAAGATGAAACTCGTGCGCAACGACGACGGCATCATTCGCGGCCTCACCGGGACGGCGCATCAATTGGATGTGCGGCTGAATGGCGTGCGCGTCGCTGATTTTTCCGTCGGCGGCAAGCGCTTCGGCCTAACCGGCCCGGAGCACAATCGCAACGGCACGTTCTATCGCGGTGATCCTGATCAGACGGCCTATGAATTTTTGGCCGACGATGAGTTGGTCGCGCGCTTTGCGGTCGAGGCCGGCACGCGTACAGTTGGCGTGGCGTTTCGCGCCAAGGCCGGCGAGCCGGAAGGCTTGCTCGAAAATTTCGCGCGTCCCATGACTCCCGACATCGGCGACTGGAAGGGCGGCGACCCGGGCATCGCCAGCATCACCATTGACGGCCCATTTAACGCGAGCGGCGTGGGCAATACACCCAGCCGCCAGAAGATTTTCACCTGCCATCCCACCGCCGAGACCGAGCAGGACATCTGCGCGCAGAAGATTCTTTCCGGCCTGGCGCGCCGCGCCTATCGTCGCCCGGTAACGGACAAAGAAATGCAGTCGCTGGCCAAACTCTATCAGGCCGGTAAAGCGGATGGCGGGGCTGCCAATGGCTTTGAAAGTGGCGTGCGCATGGCGATCCAAGGCATGCTGGTCAGCCCGGAATTCCTGTTCCGCATTGAGCGTGATCCCGCGGGCGCCGCGCCCGATTCACCTTACAAGTTGAGCGATATCGAGCTGGCTTCGCGCCTCTCCTTCTTCCTGTGGTCCAGCATTCCCGATGATGAATTGCTGGCTGCCGCCGAAAATAGCAAGTTGAACGACGCTGCCGTGCTGGACGCGCAAGTGAAGCGCATGATGGCAGATCCCAAGGCCGTTGCGCTGGTGGATAACTTCGCAGGCCAATGGCTCTACCTGCGGAATCTGAAGATGGTCTCGCCGGACCCCGGTGTCTTCCCTGATTTCGATGACAATCTGCGCGTCGCGTTCGAGCGCGAGACCAGTCTGTTTTTCGCGAGCATGTTGCGCGAAGACCGCTCCGCATTGGACTTGCTGCGCGCCGATTACACCTACGTCAACGAGCGCCTCGCCAAACACTACGGAATTACCGGCGTTTACGGCAGCAGCTTCCGCCGCGTTGCGGTCGCCGATGAATCGCGTCGCGGGCTGCTGGGGCAGGGCAGCATCCTGACCGTTACCTCGCGCTCCAATCGAACTTCGCCGGTGCTGCGCGGCAAATGGGTGCTGGAAAATATGCTGGGCACACCGCCGCCGCCTCCACCTCCCAACGTTCCGCTGCTTGAGGAGAAGGGCGATAAGATCAAGAACCTGACCATGCGCGAGCGCACCATCCAGCATCAGGCCAATCCAGTCTGCTCGAACTGCCATGCACGCATGGACCCCATCGGATTTTCATTGGATAATTTCAACGCCATCGGACAGTGGCGCACGGAAGATGGCGGCGCAAAGATTGACAATGCCTCCGCCATGCCCGACGGCACCAGGATCGCCGGCGCCGATGGGCTCAGGAAAGTTCTGCTCAGCAAGCCGGAGCAGTTCGTCAATACGCTGACCGAGAAGTTGATGACCTACGCGCTGGGGCGTGAGGTTGAATTCTATGATGTTCCCAGCCTACGCAAAGTCGTGCGGGAGTCCGCTGCAAAGGACTACCGCTGGTCGTCGATCATTATCGGTATTGTGAAGAGTACGCCATTTCAGATGAGGAGGACTCGCGCATCATGA